The following is a genomic window from Sphingobacterium spiritivorum.
ATGTACAGAATGCATTTACAATAACAAAATACCCTGTTTTTGATCCTGAACTTAAGATGGATAATTTCTATCCTATGGTAAAAAGCTATGTTTTTGGTATAAATGCGTCATTCTAATTAATAAATTAACATCGTGTAAGCAAAGAAAACAGTATTAAATTGAAAGTTGCTTATACGCATAAATGATATACAGTGATGAAAAATAAAATGAAAAGATACACGAGCAGATTTGCTGCAATATCCTCTCTATGTATTGGATTAGCTCTGCTCAATAGTTGTGAGAAGGGACTCGACTATGTCTCCTATGGTGACCTGAATAATGTGGTGAAAACTCCGGAAGGTATTGGTGCAGCCGTCAATGCTGCGTATACAGGTCTGGCTGGCGGAGATGGATGGCAGGCTGGCTGGGGATCTGCAGCTTATGCGTGGAGGGTACAAAGCTTTGTATCGACTGATGAAGGCCTTTGTATATGGGGAGATGGTGGCAATTGGGAAAGAATGGCTACACTTAATTTTACCCCGGATTTTGACTGGATAACGAATCACTATACTCGTTATCTGCCTTACATTTCCAGGATTACCATTACTCTGAATGATCTGGAAAGTATATCTATGGATGAAAATCTGAAAAAACGTTATATCGGAGAGTTAAAGGCACTTAGAGCAAATTACGCTATGATGCTTTACTTTGCTTATGGGCCACTTACCATTATTACGGACGCTAAGATAGCTTCAAATCCATATCCGGATCCGGTAGCGAGGCCTACAAGCGCACAGATGGTCAAGCAGATAGAAGATGACTATCTCGCAGCAGCAGCTGTACTCCCGGACAAATGGACAGGTGGAGATTACGGACGGTTTTCTAAAGCGGCTGCACTTACGGGGCTTATGAAATTGTATATGCATGAGAAGCAATGGGATAGGGCTGCGGCTGCCGGTAATCAGATAAAGGGCATGGGCTATTCTTTACAACCCAATTATCAGGACTTATTTAACATTAATAATAAAGGAGGTGCTTCTTCAGAAATTATACTTCCTATCGTGTGTACGGCAACCGGAGGTGATCAATATACGAATATGTGGCTGGCTCATGCTTTACCGGCCGATTATAAAGATCCGTCAGGAATACCTTTATCTGCATGGGGTGGATATAAGATGCGCTGGACAGCATATGATAAGTTTGATAAAAGCGATAAACGTCTGGCTGTTATATTAGAAAAATATCCAACCGGTAAAGATGCTAATGGAAATATTATTTATAAGGATGCACGTGCTAAAGGAGATCCTGGCGCTGTTCCGATGAAGTTTGCTCCGGATCCGTCAAAGATCAACTCTCAGAACAGCTCCGTAGATTATCCGGTATATCGCTATGCAGATGTCTTGCTGATGTTGGCGGAGAGCATAAATGAAGACAAGGGAGGACCTACTGATGAAGCGTATACGGCAATCAATCTGGTTCGTAAGCGTGCAGGCCTTCCGGATCTTCCTGCCGGATTAAATAAAGCGCAGTTTCTGGAAAAAGTACAGGATGAGCGTTTGTTTGAGTTGTGGGCTGAAGGCTGGCGCAGAGATGATCTGATCCGTTGGGGGCTTTATGTAAAAAGAGCTATAGATCAGGGCTCTACAGTGGCCAAGCCGGAGTTTGTCCTCTATCCGCTGCCACGTGCAGCTATTACACAAAGTAATGGCGTGATCAAGCAGAATCCCGGATATAATTAGAAAAACGGATATATTATCTAAACTTGAGGACAGCCTGCGGGCTGTCCTTGTTTTTTTTATAAGCCACGAATGTCATTCCTCTGTAACTTTAGATTACGGCCATTTTTCTATACTGTAGTCACTGTATTTTCTCCATACTAAATTATATATATTGTATTGGTAAATGAATAACCAATATATTCTAAAAAATATAATTTTTTGTAAAGATTGGAACTAATCAGGCTGATAGCTGATAATCCACTGTTTGTCCTATTTTCTTTAGTGATATTTGTAAAGATTTCAGATTACTTTTTTCCACTATTCGAATCAGAATAATGTTTTTATAAAAAAAATTATTATTAATGATATTTTAACAAATAAAATGATCTTATTTATATATTTAAACTTAAAAAATGATTTTTTTTAATTATTTTTGATCGGATTTGGATTTCATATTTAAGAAACGATTGATCTGATTTTCAGATTGAATTATATTTTGTTAAAAATATTTACACTAACTATAGTATTGTTTTTAACCTAAACAATTACTATTAATTTATTTATTCTTTATTCTAATCAGGATCTTGAACTTTTCCTTATCAGTAGATGTTGTGGTTTAAGTCATTAATATTGAAATTATAAGAAATGAAAATTTTCATTGTAGATCAGCAGTGTATTGCTATTGAAGGAGTTGCTAATATATTACGAAAAAGTGGCTGGGGTGATGTTGCAGGATTTGCAAATAATGTTGCCGAAGCTGTATTATGGCTTCAACAGAATGAGGCTGATCTCATTATCACAGAGACAAGATTTTCCGATGGCAGTGTCAGTGAGCTTATAAAGCATGTAAAAGAAAAATTGCAAAAAACTAAAATACTAATCCAGACCGGTGAAACTAGTGTGCGTAAAGTAAATGAACTCTTTCGTCAGGGGATCAGTGGTTTTATAGATAAGCATAATAGTTGTCAGGAAATCCAGCGCGCTATCACCTGCATCCAAAATGGGGAAGTCTACATGGGAGAGGATTTACGCAGGCGTATTCTGGAAAGATTTGCATATTCTTCAAATGATGCAGAACCTAAAGATGCTGCGACTATCCTGGGAAGACTTACTAATCGCGAAATTCAGATTATTCAGCTTATTTGTGATGGACATAATAGTAAAGTTATTTCAGAAAAATTATTTATCAGCTTTAATACTGTGGAAACCCACCGGAAACATATCTTTCAAAAGCTTAATATTAAAAATTCACTGGGATTACTTCGCCTGGCTTTACAATACGATCTTATTTGAAGTAGTGAATACTTTTTTTTGTTATTCCCAATCCGGCATCCATGCATTTGCAAATAATAATTTGCGGGATGTTTCGCTTGTTATTCCAATCTTATAAATATTTTTTTGAGAAATTCCGTCATTGGATGTGTGTGTGAAAATAACCTCTGCTTCATTCGGCGAAAATCTGGCATCAAGATCATTATAACCTGCAGGTATCTTTGTGAACACTGACAAATCTGTCTTTGTGTTGTCAGCTAAGTTATAGAGAAAAATATGGCTGTTCAATTGTCTGTAATCCTGACTTTCATATCCCGATATATCATAGGTATAGAGTATTTTGTCACCGCTTGCTGAAAAATTTATCCCTCCGGCAGCACCTTTCACATTTTCCAATATACTGTTTTGTACATTTCCGAATATATCAATAATATATATCTTTGTTTTGTATCCATTTATATCGTTGGTCTTCAGTGCTATTTTGGTACCGTCATTACTCCAGTCACATTCGGATATAAAGCTTCCGTCAGGCGTGCGATAAATCATCTCCGTGCCACTTCCATCTTTATTTACTTTATATAGTTTATCAAAATTCGGATACACTATTTCTTTACCATTTGCACTCCAGGTAAAATCCAGTTCAGCGATATTGAATCCGGCAATTGGGATTGTGGTTACTTTGGATATTGCTGAGCCATCAGCTTTAGTTGTAAAAATATGGGCATTACCATCTGTGACACGGATAAAGGCGATGACTCCTGCGATATTACTTTTTCTGACCCTCAGTGAATTTGTATGATTACCAGTTAGATTAAAGGATTGATTGTTCTCATCAGAGGAAACAATCAGATAATTATCACCTGATTTTCTGACATAATGAAATCTGTTTTGAGGAGTCTCCGAAGTAGTTAATTTATATGTAGGACTGAATACTTCAGTGTGAATACTGTCAGATGCAACAATCTGCCAAAAATAACTTGTTCCATATTCCAGATTTTCTAATTGATAAGATTTATTTTTAATATTTCTAATGTCGCGAACATCTCCAGATTTATTGTTCTTGATAATCAATCTATAGGTGAGACTATCTTCATCCGGGTCTGTGCAATTCCATGTTAATATAACGCTAAGAGGTAAATTCGTAGCATTATCAACAGGACTAATGAGTTGGGGTACTGTAGGCGGAGAGTTTAAAGACTTGTCATCTTTCATTTCAAAAACCAGGCTCACAGATTGATCTGATGCTGTAAGATTGCCCCCTTTTATTTCCATTACATAACCACTTAGTTCAGCTTTTACGGCATAATCACCTAAAGGTATATCTTTAATCTCAAAAGTTCCGTCAGCAGCAGAGAAGACCGTCTGTGTGGTTGGTGATGTCGTAATTTTCACCTTAGCAAGTGGTTCATTTGTTTTAGACTTTACGACTATTCCCTTTATATTGGCAGTTACGGTTTTCTCAATGAGTTCTTCGCTGCAGCCTGTGCTGTAAAAGTAAATGATAAATATTGCCAGGCCGAGTTTTAGATATGTTTTCATGATACTTGCTCTTATTTTTTTTTAGTTTTTGTGTCGAAATAGTATTGAATACCAATTCCGAAACGAAATATATTGTCTTTTCTTTTCCCACCAACATAACCATCCATATTGTCTTTAAATCCGAAGTCGTATCCTCCGAATCCGCGGATACCGAAGTTGCTGTGCGGAAGATATTCGATTCCGGATCCGATATTAAAAAAGGGATAAACAGGGCTTAGATACCTGCTACTGAGTCCTGTCAAAACAATTCCGCTATAGATATAAGGTGACAGGTTATCTTCAGGCATAAAAATGTATTCCATATTGAGGTCGGTACTGTTAAATTTTTTCTTAAAAATATCTTTATTTTCCAGGTAAAAAACTGAATGTGCTATTCCGAGACTGAATCTGTCATTTATAAATAGCCGTATACCTGCCTGAGGACCTATCCCGGTACGACTGTTTTTATAATCACCTTTAAGAGTATGACCAATTGCTCCCAGATAAAACCCAAGATTACCTCTTTTTGGATTTAGTATTCTTCCATCTATTCTGAGATTATCATGGACTTCTTTTTCCTTCATATACGATTCAAGAAGATTGTTGAATTCAATTTTCTGTTGATCATTTACCCTCCACAAATTCTCCTTATATCCTTCCATAACCAGTGAATACACGGCTTTCTCAATTGCTTCTTTTACAGCCAGATGTACGGGTTCATTTTTAGTAAATCCTATTTCGGCTTCCAGCAAACGTTCGGGATCGACATAGCGGAAGAACGAACCGTTTACTGACTGTGAAAGTATCGTTTTGGAAGTGTATACAGTCTTGAGTATCATTCCGTTATTCGTAGATACGGCCCGCAGATATACCGAGATACGATCCTGACGATATTGAGTGCTGCCGCCTATGCCAAAGTAACGGGCACCGACTCCACCGGTCACAAGATTGAAATCATAGGAAATAATACCTCCTTCAATAATCACTCCTGCAAAGAGAAGAGGAGGGAGTATAGCGGAAGTCGCAGCGTTTTGATTCTGTAGGTTTGCATATTCCTGCCGTGTTGATTTAATGATTTGCCGTTCATTTAGCAGATCACTTATATTTTCACGTTCAATGGTTGTAAACCACTTTGAATCTTCCAGAGCTTTGAGCAGTATGGATGTAGTGCCTTGTGGAATCGCTGTACTCCAGTTTGATATATTTTCGGAGGCTTTATATTGTCCGGTCTGATCTTTGAATTTGTATACGGCAACTATTGTTTTTTCCCTGGGAACAGGAAGCGTTCTTAACATCCTTGTATAAGGAGTCGCTTCTCCAAATGTAGAAGGCTCCTGCCTGGTAGGTGCTTTTATTAATGCACTGCAACCAGATATGAAAAGGAGTAGAATAGGAAAAAAATATAGACTTCTTATGTTATTACATTTAACATACATATGCTAATAGGCATTAAAAGTAAGAATGTATATAGATTAAGATATATTGGGAATATTTATGACAGTTTGTTCACCTGTATTGATATCAATAATGTTTATGTTGAGTCCACCGTAATATTCAGCTATGGTGATATTCATTGTTCCGAGTGAATAGACACCCGGTTTCATTGGTTTTTCACCGGTTTCATCTCCGAATAAATCTCTTGAAATCTTATTCAGGATTTGCCTGTTAAGGTTGTCCGTAAAACTTCCTATAGCTGTAGCTGGTTTATAGGATTGCTGTTTGGAGTCATCAAATTGGTTTTGGGCATTTGCAGAGCTCAACAACCATTGATAGTTAAATGTGTCTCCTCCAAAAGCTGGATTAACAGGCTTATATACAAATTGCTGAGCATATAATTCCTGTTTCCCCATCCCATATAATCCTAATATTAAAAGTAAAAAAAGAGTGTATTTTTTCATGTGTAATTTGTTTTATGAACATATTGATTTCTGAGTGGCACATATAAGCCAAAACTCTTACCTGCTTGTATCTAACATAAACTGCTTAAATTCCTTTGCTTATCAGATTTCTGTTTTTATTATAATTGTTGATTTGTTGAAGGCAGAGTTGCAATTGTAAGTTCAGATACTCTTCGTTAGGTATAGCTCTCAAGGTAAAGATGGTGAGATCTTCTACTTCTATACTGATAATTCCATTATTGCTAAACGAGGGTAATTCTCTAAGCGTAATTGTAAACGTATATTTTTCACTAAGTTGACTGTACTGGTTGAAGAGCATATCAAAAAAATCTTTTCCGACTTTGCTTTTTGTATTGTCTACCATAATACCTTTTATAGTATAATCTTCTTTGGCAGCTCTCTTTAAATTTGCCATATTGGTAGTTTGCTTTAAATTTTGCGTTTGTGTATTAGGTGCAATGTTTATAAAAACCGAATCTTTTGAGATTAACATATTCTCCTTTTCATTTCTTATAAAAAGATAGATTTTTAACTGATCTTCTTTTGTAATATTTAAGAATATACCGGAAAGAAGTTTTTCCTGATTGGGTTGAATAACAAATTCTCCTTCTTGCTTATTGTTAGATAAATTTCCTATTTTGGACTGTTTGATTACAATCAAAAGATAATTCAGGCCATGAATAATATCATCATTGTTGATTGCTTTTGCTTTTATATCCAGGATATCTTCTGTCTGCTTTACATCTATAGCGGCTTTAATATTTGATACGTTAGCGTTAGGCTGTGCTGAAAGGATAGCCGGGAGAAACTTGAAAATAATCAGTTGTATGACTTGTTTGAGATTCATACTGTCACCCTTTGCTATTTATTGATCATTTGTACAGTTTTATTCCGTCCTGAAATTTCAACAGACATTCCATCTGAAATAGAATTACTACCAATTATTTCGATTGTGTTATTTTCCCCGAATATTGAAATATACATATGTGCAGGGTCTGCATATTGGCTATCCTGATAGTAAATGTTGTTTCCATTACCTTGCTGCTGGCTGATAAGCATATCATTTTCCAGATAAACTGTTGCCTTATTCGTTTCTCCGTTTTGTATCATTATCGCCTGGGCATTGATAAGATCTGACTCCTGAGGAAGTATATGCAACAATTGTAAAACATTTGACGCATTGATACTCTCTATACTGTGTTTTTTGTTTTTTTCCTGTGCATATGAATCACTTATTCCTGAGAAGGAAACTCCTGCGTATAACACTGCTGCCAGATATATAGATTTAGGCATAACTTCTATTAAAGCAGGAAAGACTGATGAAATATTAGAGCATAGACATATAATAAATCATCAATCTTTCCCTTAGTTAGTGTGAAAGAATAGTGTTAGTTGCTTTGGAAGATGGTCATCGTATTTCCCATACCAGTTTGAATACCCATATGATAATTCTGATCCCCTGATTGTGTCACAAAGGATGAGTTTGCTATACCTGTCTGAAAGTCAAATGCAGAATTTGTATTTCCTGTTTGGCTTTGTGAAATCAGATTCAGCGAACCTGTCTGTGAAGCAACTGCAATATTTCCGTTTCCTGACTGATCCTGTAAATTGAGATTTAAGAATCCGTCTTGTACAGATGTAGCATTATTTGCATCTCCATTCTGAGTTTGTACTGAGGCATTAACAATACCATCCTGTGTAATTGCAGCATTATTATTAGTACCTGATTGAGTTTGCAGAGCAAGGTTAGCCACACCATTTTGCATAGACTGTGCCGATTGGCCATCTCCTGACTGTGTCTGAATTGCCGCATTCAATGTACCTGTTTGGTTTGCGTAAGCTCCGTTGTTGTTGCCTAACTGTGTTTGGATAACTAAGTTCGCGACACCATTTTGAATAGAAGCAGCACCGTTACCCATACCAATCTGTGTCTGAGTTGCCAGATTGAGTGAACCATCCTGATCAACAGATGCGCTGTTTGAAAACCCTAACTGATTTTGAGTGCTGATGTTTAACGATCCGTACTGATCTGTTACGACATTATTAGACATCCCTAGTTGATTTTGGCGGCTTACATTTAAAAATCCATCCTGATCAACTGTAGCACTGTTAGTTATTCCCAATTGATTCGTCATATTGGAATTTGATACTCCAATCTGTGCTACATCAATACTGTTGTCTAATCCGATACTGTTAGATTCATTTTTGTTGTTGGAGCCGTTTTGGTTTGTTTTTGCCAGGTTTTGCGCACCTGACTGGTAAATTGTGTTGTGGTTTTGAAGACCTACTTGCGAGACTTGTGCATTGTTTTCAATCCCAGTCTGCGTAGTGTAGTCCTGGTTTCCTTGTGCCGCAGCAAAACTTGCACTCGCAAGTGCACATGCTGTAAATAATAGCTTTCTCATAACTTTTTTTGTGTGTGTGTTTGGTTTTTGTTGTTCCAAAACTATAAAACAAAATCCGTTGACAACATCACCGGTTTAGTGATATTGAAATATCACATAAAAAAGTGATGCCGTCAAAAGAGACTGAGAAGAATGCTTATATATAGCAGAAACTATTATCGCCAGTTATAAAATGTACGTTTTTTGAAGGTATAGCTTATACCCAGTGACACTGTCAATGTTCCTTCTCCACGGCGTCCGCCTACTTCACCGTCAAAACTATCTGCAACCAAATTTCCCCGTACATCTGCTGTAAAATGTAAATTCTCTGTAAGTACAAATGTATTCAATACACCCAGATTAGGACTTAGTTTAGTAGCCTTGGGTTCATTTGTAGTCATCATAACACCTATTCCCGCATAGGGTACTAAAGAGTATACACGTTCATTATCATAGCCATCTATTATATTGTGCATATTGACCAGGATATCTGCATGAGCATATACATACTTGAAAGATTGTTTTTCAAGTCCTTCGGCTGCATTGTAAACTTCTCCGGTAGTATGACTTCCGTTTTGTGTCAGTCCTTTGATCTGAAAACCATTTACACCTACGCGAATACCGGTATTGGCATTGATCCATTTTCCCCCATACAGATCAAAGTTCGGTGTGATTCGTTTACCCAGGGAAAGCTGCTTATTGTGATCTCCGAAATAGATCTGTCCTCCTATACCAGCTCCGGCAAACCAGGAATTGTAAAAGGGACTGTTCTTCCGTTGCTGAAATCGGGTAGACTGCACTATCGGATCTTTTGTTGAGGCATAGGCTTGCGTTGCAACAGGCAACAGCAAAATTAAAAGAATGTAATACTTTCTTTTCATGTTAGTGAAATTTATCATGTGGATGTATTTGTTGCTTAGGATTGGGCTAAGTTGCTGTATCCACAAAGTTAGTGTGCTGTAAAGTTAGTTTTCTTTAATTTCTATGATAACATTTATTATGCTAATCTTTAGGGAAGTAGCTTTTAGGCTACAAAAGACAGTGGTAAAGGGAAATAGGAGTAGTGGCAAATTTGTTAGAAATGAAAAGTGAAAACCCGGAACTTTAATTTTTCTTAATCAAAAGAAAAAGGATAATAAGGAGCTGGTGTTTCTTTGGATAAGAATTAATAAATTTGCTGTTTAACAAATAAACGAATGATAACAGTAGTTATTATTGAAGATGAAGCGGTTATAGAAAAAGAAATAGTTGATCTGCTGTCGGGAGAATCAGATACCAGACTTGTCGGAAGCAGTGACAATGTATCTTCTGCAGTGCAACTCATTAATATGCATCGGCCGGATGTGATTTTGATGGATATACAGTTGCGTGACGGTACAGCATTTGATATTATCCGGCTATTGGATTATACTCCACAGAACATTGTTTTCATTACTGCTTATGATCAGTTTGCGATCAGGGCAATCAAATGCGGTGCATTGGACTATTTACTCAAACCGATTGATCATAGCGAATTCAGGCAGGCGTTCGAGCGCTATCGCACACGTAATAAAGACATTCAGAGCGGATTGCAGTTGTCACTGATGCAACAACTGATGGAAGCCAGCCAACAAATACCCGAGCATATTGCTCTCCCTTCTTTGAATCAGGTTCGTATAATTACTGTACAGGATATTATGTACTGTCGCGGAGAAGGGCCGTATACCTATTTTTATCTTAATAATGGTGAAGAGGAACTGGTATCCAAGCCACTTAAATATTATGAAGAACTGTTACAGACACCTTTCTTCCTTCGTACCCATCAGTCGTATCTTGTAAATCGAAGGTATATTTCAGGTGTCAGTAGCTCGGA
Proteins encoded in this region:
- a CDS encoding RagB/SusD family nutrient uptake outer membrane protein gives rise to the protein MKRYTSRFAAISSLCIGLALLNSCEKGLDYVSYGDLNNVVKTPEGIGAAVNAAYTGLAGGDGWQAGWGSAAYAWRVQSFVSTDEGLCIWGDGGNWERMATLNFTPDFDWITNHYTRYLPYISRITITLNDLESISMDENLKKRYIGELKALRANYAMMLYFAYGPLTIITDAKIASNPYPDPVARPTSAQMVKQIEDDYLAAAAVLPDKWTGGDYGRFSKAAALTGLMKLYMHEKQWDRAAAAGNQIKGMGYSLQPNYQDLFNINNKGGASSEIILPIVCTATGGDQYTNMWLAHALPADYKDPSGIPLSAWGGYKMRWTAYDKFDKSDKRLAVILEKYPTGKDANGNIIYKDARAKGDPGAVPMKFAPDPSKINSQNSSVDYPVYRYADVLLMLAESINEDKGGPTDEAYTAINLVRKRAGLPDLPAGLNKAQFLEKVQDERLFELWAEGWRRDDLIRWGLYVKRAIDQGSTVAKPEFVLYPLPRAAITQSNGVIKQNPGYN
- a CDS encoding LuxR C-terminal-related transcriptional regulator, whose protein sequence is MKIFIVDQQCIAIEGVANILRKSGWGDVAGFANNVAEAVLWLQQNEADLIITETRFSDGSVSELIKHVKEKLQKTKILIQTGETSVRKVNELFRQGISGFIDKHNSCQEIQRAITCIQNGEVYMGEDLRRRILERFAYSSNDAEPKDAATILGRLTNREIQIIQLICDGHNSKVISEKLFISFNTVETHRKHIFQKLNIKNSLGLLRLALQYDLI
- a CDS encoding carboxypeptidase-like regulatory domain-containing protein, which gives rise to MKTYLKLGLAIFIIYFYSTGCSEELIEKTVTANIKGIVVKSKTNEPLAKVKITTSPTTQTVFSAADGTFEIKDIPLGDYAVKAELSGYVMEIKGGNLTASDQSVSLVFEMKDDKSLNSPPTVPQLISPVDNATNLPLSVILTWNCTDPDEDSLTYRLIIKNNKSGDVRDIRNIKNKSYQLENLEYGTSYFWQIVASDSIHTEVFSPTYKLTTSETPQNRFHYVRKSGDNYLIVSSDENNQSFNLTGNHTNSLRVRKSNIAGVIAFIRVTDGNAHIFTTKADGSAISKVTTIPIAGFNIAELDFTWSANGKEIVYPNFDKLYKVNKDGSGTEMIYRTPDGSFISECDWSNDGTKIALKTNDINGYKTKIYIIDIFGNVQNSILENVKGAAGGINFSASGDKILYTYDISGYESQDYRQLNSHIFLYNLADNTKTDLSVFTKIPAGYNDLDARFSPNEAEVIFTHTSNDGISQKNIYKIGITSETSRKLLFANAWMPDWE
- a CDS encoding CsgG/HfaB family protein, with the translated sequence MLRTLPVPREKTIVAVYKFKDQTGQYKASENISNWSTAIPQGTTSILLKALEDSKWFTTIERENISDLLNERQIIKSTRQEYANLQNQNAATSAILPPLLFAGVIIEGGIISYDFNLVTGGVGARYFGIGGSTQYRQDRISVYLRAVSTNNGMILKTVYTSKTILSQSVNGSFFRYVDPERLLEAEIGFTKNEPVHLAVKEAIEKAVYSLVMEGYKENLWRVNDQQKIEFNNLLESYMKEKEVHDNLRIDGRILNPKRGNLGFYLGAIGHTLKGDYKNSRTGIGPQAGIRLFINDRFSLGIAHSVFYLENKDIFKKKFNSTDLNMEYIFMPEDNLSPYIYSGIVLTGLSSRYLSPVYPFFNIGSGIEYLPHSNFGIRGFGGYDFGFKDNMDGYVGGKRKDNIFRFGIGIQYYFDTKTKKK
- a CDS encoding curli assembly protein CsgF; amino-acid sequence: MKKYTLFLLLILGLYGMGKQELYAQQFVYKPVNPAFGGDTFNYQWLLSSANAQNQFDDSKQQSYKPATAIGSFTDNLNRQILNKISRDLFGDETGEKPMKPGVYSLGTMNITIAEYYGGLNINIIDINTGEQTVINIPNIS
- a CDS encoding CsgE family curli-type amyloid fiber assembly protein; the protein is MNLKQVIQLIIFKFLPAILSAQPNANVSNIKAAIDVKQTEDILDIKAKAINNDDIIHGLNYLLIVIKQSKIGNLSNNKQEGEFVIQPNQEKLLSGIFLNITKEDQLKIYLFIRNEKENMLISKDSVFINIAPNTQTQNLKQTTNMANLKRAAKEDYTIKGIMVDNTKSKVGKDFFDMLFNQYSQLSEKYTFTITLRELPSFSNNGIISIEVEDLTIFTLRAIPNEEYLNLQLQLCLQQINNYNKNRNLISKGI
- a CDS encoding LytR/AlgR family response regulator transcription factor, coding for MITVVIIEDEAVIEKEIVDLLSGESDTRLVGSSDNVSSAVQLINMHRPDVILMDIQLRDGTAFDIIRLLDYTPQNIVFITAYDQFAIRAIKCGALDYLLKPIDHSEFRQAFERYRTRNKDIQSGLQLSLMQQLMEASQQIPEHIALPSLNQVRIITVQDIMYCRGEGPYTYFYLNNGEEELVSKPLKYYEELLQTPFFLRTHQSYLVNRRYISGVSSSEDLILKNQQQVPVSARRKKNILQLLFPQ